In the Anaerostipes caccae L1-92 genome, TATCCTTCCGGTGGAATTTCGATTTCCGTGCCTTTCATAAGTTCTAAATTCACAAATTTTTCTGGATCTTCCCCCTTTGAATCTTCTGAGAGCCAAATACTATTTGCACCAAATTCGTCATCCTTATCTTGTTCATAAGTAAATTTGAATTCACCACCATCGCTGACCGCAACTACATCATAAGTGCCTGCCGGAAAATCTTTTCCTGCTGTCATCACCCCGTCAACTTCTACTTCTTTACTCAGAGGATTTTTCCTGGGTTCTTCCATTTTCTTCATATTAGCATCCGATGTCTCGCAGTTAATATGCCCCCTGCCTGTAACTTCTATTAAAGAGCCCTGATAAAGACGGACGTTTTTTACTTTACAGTACCGCTTTACATCCAATATTTTTTCATCTGTAAACTGTTCGTAAATGCCGATATTCTGTGCATCATTATTTGCTGAAAAATACAGTTCCTCCCCTCCTGCGGTCATTGTATAGTTTCCTTCCGGAAGATCCAATCCTACGATGTATCTGCCGGAAGTAAGGTTCACAGAAAACCTCTTTCCGGTCTTCTCCAGATCATAATCCGTATCTTCATATGTATGGTCCGGCATCGTTTTTGTCCACTGTTTCTTTTCATCTTCACTCATAAAAGTCCGGACCTTTTTCATCAGCTGCCCGATATCAACCTCACTTACCGCATCCAAAAATATACTGGAAATAACCACGAAACTCAGAATAAACTTTATAAGCTTCCCCGCACCTCTTTTTTTCTCGGTGCGGAACTGTCTGTGTGCCTGTTTATGCTGTTTTGTCATAGAGTGCTTTGGCTCTTCGTTGGGCCTGGCTCTGTAATCCGGACGGTTCCCCCTGTTTCCGGATCTTTGCCCGCTCTCCAGTCTTTTAAAGTCATAACCGCACATAGGGCAGATGCCGTTCTTTAATTTTTCATTGCAGATCGGACATTTATCATATTTCATATCCATCTCCTCCAGCCGATAAGAATATCCTGCTATCTGGCCCGGTTCTTAAACTTTTTCTTTTTCTTTTCGATACGTTCTTTATCCTTCTGCTCGATCTCCGGGGCAATGGTCTTTGTAAACCATAAAAGCGCCAGCGCCGGTGCAAGGATCCAGAGTGATCTCTGATCATTTCCCAAAAATGAAATCGTCATAATTCCCCTGGCCTGAAACATCATTACAAACATATAAACAAAGACTAAAAGAAGTGCAAATGACTCTGTTTTCGTATAATTTTTGCCCGTACCGGGTCCCACGAGGAACCGTTCTAGGAGCAGAGCAGCTCCGCTGATCACTGTCAGGATAAATGCCACATCCGTAAACTCAACACTGGATCCCACAAAATTTTTTACCCAGTCAAACACCAGACTGAATGCAAACATCAGGATCAGGACAAGCCACAGTACTTTTTCTAATTTTTTATATAATTTCATCTTTTCACCTCTGTAAATTATCTACGCATTTTTCAGCATTGGAATCACATCCACTACCCGCTTCACTTTGGTATCTGCCTCTTCCTGCGGCAGACAATATTCTTCCGGCACCTTTGCCACCGTAAAAATTCCGGCGCCTTTGGACGCCCGGATGCCTGCCCTGGAATCCTCCAGAGTAATACACTGTTCCGGCTCCAGGTCCATATATTCCATTGCTTTTAAATAGACATCCGGATGGGGCTTATTTCTCCGCAGCTTTTCTCCGCTGATCACAAAATCAAAATGACTTTCGAGACCGCACTCCTCCAGCATTTTTTCGATACAGTCCATAGAATTTCCGGAAGCCAGGGTTGTCTTGATCTTTTTCTCTCTGCAGTATGTAAGCAGCTCCTTCACTCCCGGATTGAGAATATCCCGATAGTTAAATTTTACCTGATCTTTCAGCTGAGCAAACATCTCGGCAAACTCTTCCCTGCTGGTCCTGTCTCCCCAAAACTCCATAAAGTAATCAATAGCCTCCGCATACGGTGTGCCAATGATCTTCTCAAAATCACTCATTCCCATCTCGATACCCTGCTTTTTAAACCATGTCATGAATTTTTTTACATACACAAGCTCACTGTCCACGACGACTCCGTCCATATCCATGATCAAACCTTTTTTCATAATATCAACCCTCTCCAAATATAAAAAATAAGCAACACTAAAACAAGTATACCTTATCGTGCGAAGCACGTCCACCCGAAGGGTATGAAATACGGTGTGCCCTGTGGGTATACCTTATCGTGCGAAGCACGTCCAACTCGAGAGACATTTTCCACATAATTTCCGTTCGGCTCTTAGAATGCCTCACTCCAACCATGTAGAAAATGGACGTAATGTCTGCTGGATAAGGACTCATTAAACTGCAGTCACTATCTAACGATAGTTTTTTAGCACTATTGGAGGAACGCATTTTAAAGCGTGACGGAAATAGTGGTAAAAAACTCGTCCACCCCGCCTCATCTAGTCTTTGCTTTCTACCACAAGCAGGGTCCCTGTCTTCATTTCAACGATTCCGGTCTCCTCAGTCAGTTCATTGCTGATCCCCCATGTCTCATGAAACAGAAGCGTATCGTCATTCAGCGGGTAATAAAATCCGTGAAGTGTCACTCCTGTAACCGTGCCCACCGGAATGAGGGAAATATAGTTCCCAAACTGTTCATTTTTATCTATACAAAGGGGGCGGTCCACTGCCCGGATACGGTTATGTGAATCCACCATATATGCCTCCACTCCATGCTTTAACGCATAGACGAGCTGTCCCATATTGCCGAGTACATGGTCCAGCCTGGTTCCCGTACTCCCAAGTACCGTCACTTTATCGGCTCCCATGCGGACTGCCTGCTCCATGGCGATCCCTGTATCCGTGTCGTCTTTTTCTCTCGGCAGAACCATAATGTTTTCTTTTTCAAACTTTTTTACCGTTTCTCTGGGACAACTGTCGAAATCGCCCAAAATAAAATCAGGGCGAATCCCGATCTGTTCTGCATAGAACAGTCCTTTGTCCGCAGCGATGACTTTATCAAATTTCTGTGTCTGAATATAAGAACGGGCGAAGACCCTGTCCAAATCTCCGCCTGTTAAAATCAAGATATGCATTACCATTTTCTCTTTTCTTTTAATTCATTGTAGATGAGTACATAGTTGTCATAGCGTGTCTTACTGATCTTCCCTTCATCAAGCGCCTGTTTGACACCACAGCCAGGTTCATGGGTATGGCTGCATCCCTGGAACCGGCATTGTCCCTCATAGGGTTCAAATTCTTTAAAATAGTATTTAATCTCGTCTTCCTCGAACATATCCACAAACAGAGAGCTGAAGCCCGGCGTATCCATGACGAAGGTGTCTTCTCCCACCCGGATCAGCTCCGAATGTCTGGTCGTATGCTTTCCTCTCTGGATCTTTTCACTTACCGCTCCGGTTTCCATATTTGCATCCGGATATAAAAGATTCATCATAGAAGATTTTCCTACACCGGAAGGGCCTGCAAGCACAGTTGTCTTGTGATCTACAGCCTCCCTGATCTCCGAAAGTCCCGTCTCTCCGGAAACACTGGTAAAGATCACCCGGTGGCCGCAGTCTTTATATACATCCATGAGAACAGACAGTTCTTTTTCTTTTGCAAGATCCGTCTTATTAAAACAAACCACCGCAGGGACTCCCTGCTTCTCCATCATGAGCAAAAACCGGTCCAGAAGATTATAATTTGGTTTTGGATTCTTGGCTGCAAAAATAACCAGCGCCTGATCAATATTTGACACAGCCGGACGGATCAGTTCGTTCGTCCTTGGGAGTAACTCTGTCAGATTTCCCAGCTTTTTTTCTTCATCCAGGACTTCGATCTCTGCCATGTCTCCCACGAGCGGCTTCATCTTCCGGTTTCTGAAAATGCCTTTTGCTTTGCACTCATATAAACCGGTGCCCGTGTCAACATAATAAAACCCTGCAATTCCTTTGATAATTCTTCCCTGCATGAACTGATCTTACTCCTCTGTATTATCTGTGGTGTCTTCTGTTGTCGGCTGCTTTCCAAGACTTACGACCACGCCAATTCCTGTTCCTTTTGTGACCTTTTTCCCGGCTTTTGGTGACTGACTGATGATGCATCCCTCCGGCACCCTGCTGTCGTACTTTTGGGAAGAGACAATCAGCTTTAATCCTTCTATGCTTAACTCTTCTCTCGCATCCTCTACGGTCTTAAATACGATCTCCGGCACTGTGACCTTGTTCTCACCCTTGCTGACCGTGATCGTCACCTTGGAACCTCTGGAAATTTTGTTCCCCGCTCCAGGAGACTGAGAAATCACATCACCTTCCTTGACACTGGAGCTGAATTTGGTAGACACAGAAACTTTGAATCCCTGGTCTGAAAGAATCTTCGTGGCAGACTTCTGGCTGTATCCGCGGACATCCGGCACCTCAACTTTGCTCTCGCCGGTGCTGACAGTCAATACAATGGTCGTACCCTTTTCCACTTCCTGGTCAGACTCCAGACTCTGGCGGATGATATATCCCGCTTCATAAGAAGAGGAAGCCTCTGTTTTGCGCTCCACTTTCAGGTCCTCATCGATGGACGCCAGCGCAGCATCGTAAGTCATTCCCACATAGTTTTCAACCGGTACCTTCTCAAGCTCTTCCGTGGTGCTTTCCTCGGTAGTCGTAAGTTTCTCTGTGCCGGCATTGTCCCCTGAGCGAAACAGCCCTGAACTGTTAATGACCAGCACAATGATGGATATGAGAATAATGGCTCCCACCACAGCAGCCAGGACGACAACCAGTTTTTCGATCTTGGAATTCATGCCCCGCGGCTCTTCCTCATCGTCGTCATCCACAAATCCAGATTCCTCTTCCGGTTCTTCTTCTGTCTCCTCCTGTTTTACAAACTCTTTTGTATGAAGCAGCTGCGTCGGTGAATCATCCACAAAGGGCACCATGCCTACATAGCTTCCTTTCGTGTCTTCAAAAACCAGCTTCAAATCCTCGATCAGTTCATTCACAGACTGATACCGGTCTTCCGGCTTCTTCATGGTACATTTGAGAATGATCTTTTCCAGGCTTTCCGGGATATCTCCGATCAGTTCCCCCGGAGGCGTAATCTCATTCTGGAGATGCATCAGAGCAATGGTAACCCCATTTTCATGGTCAAAAGGAACCTGGCCCGTGGCCATCTCATACATCGTGATGCCCAGGGAATAAATGTCGCTCTTCTCATCACAGTACTTTCCTTTGGCCTGTTCCGGAGAAATATAATGGACTGATCCTATGGCCGTGGATGTGACTGTATTGGAGTTGGCCGCCTTTGCTATTCCAAAATCCGTGACTTTTACCTGACCGGAATCTGAGACCAGAATATTCTGCGGCTTAATATCCCTGTGGATCGTGTGGTGCCCATGGGCATGACTGATCGCTGAAGCTATCTGAAGAGATAATTCTACAGTCTCTTTCGCGGAAAGATGCCCCTTTTTCTTAATATATTCCTTCAGGGTAATGCCTTCTGCCAATTCCATGACAATGTAATTGACACTGCCTTCCTGACCTACATCATATACGTTCACAATATTGGGATGGGCCAGTCTTGCGACCGCCTCTGCTTCCACCTGAAATTTTTTTAAAAACTTCTCATTATCTACATATTCATTTTTCAGCACTTTGATGGCGACATTCCGGTTGAGTTTATGGCACTTTGCCATGTATACGTCAGCCATCCCGCCGGTACCGATCTTTTTCAGGATTTCATAGCGTCCTCCTAAAATGGTTCCTGTTTCTAACATGTGATCTCACCTCGCTCCCCCAGCGCAACGATCACCAGGGATATATTGTCCTTGCCGCCATATTCGTTGGCCCTGTTCACCAACTGGGCTGCCTTATTTTCTAATTGACTGTGATCCAACAGGAGTTCTTTGATTTCATCATCCGCAACCATGCTCGTCAGTCCGTCACTGCACAACAATAAATATCCGTTTTTCTTCGGCAGCTCAAAAAAATCGGGTACAGATTCAATCCCTGCACCGATCGCTCTTGTGATCAGATTTCTTTTTGGATGCTGCCTCATCTGTCTGCGGTCAATCTCTCCGGCCTTCACCAATTCTTCCACAAAAGAATGGTCTGTTGTCACCTGGACAAGATCCTGATCTGCAAAATACAGACGGCTGTCCCCGATGTTCATCACAAAAATACTCTCTTCTGTCACAGTGGCTGCTACCATAGTTGTTCCCATGCCAGAGTACTCTTCTTCCTGGCACTTCAGCAATATTTCACTGCTCACTTTCTGCAGTGCTTCCTTCATAATCTCAATAGGATCTGAATTCTCTATCTCTCGTATTAATTCCACAAACCGACTGACCGCAAAAGAGGACGCAAAACCTCCTGCCTTGTGGCCTCCCATGCCGTCCGCAACGATATATAAATTATCTAATTGTCCTACGGGTTCATCAGAGTGAAAGATGGTGTCCTGATTTTCAGACCGTACCTTTCCTCTGTGAGAAGTTCCAACGGATTGCATCTTAGTTCTCCTTTTTTGTGCGGATTTCCTGTTTTTCCACAGAATTCAGCTTCTTTCTTCTTAATTGTCCACAGGCAGCGTTGATATCTCTGCCCATTTCTCTTCTTATGGTAACATTTACACGATTTTTTTCAAGTATGTTTTTGAAGTCGTTTACAAACTCCGGCATAGACTGGCGGAAGTCTCTCTCCTTAATAGGATTGACCGGAATCAGATTGACATGGCATGGAAACCCGCCTAAAAAGCGGCAAAGTTCCTTTGCATTTTGGGGACTGTCATTCACTTCTGCTACAAGGCTGTATTCAAATGTGATCCTCCGGCCCGTCCGGTCAAAATAATATTTACAGGCAGCAAGCAGATCTTCCATAGAATACTGATTTGCCACCGGCATCAGGGATTTCCTCATCTCGTCGTTGGAGGCGTGAAGAGAGATCGCAAGAGTCATCTGAAGCTTTTCATCTGCCAGTTCCCGTATTTTCGGCACCAGTCCGCAGGTAGACACTGTCAGGTTTCTTTGACTTAAATTCAGCCCCTTTTCATCGGTCAAGAGTCTGATAAATCTCAAAAGATTTTCATAATTATCCAACGGTTCCCCAGTTCCCATAACGACCACATTGGACACCCGTTCCCCGGTATCTTTCTGGATATAATAAATCTGTCCAAGCATTTCTGACGGTAAAAGATTGCGGTCCAGCCCTCCGAGGGTAGATGCACAGAATCTGCATCCCATCCTGCACCCGGCCTGTGACGAAATGCACACCGAATTGCCGTGCTTGTATTTCATCAGGACACTTTCTATCGTATTCCCATCATTCAGCTGAAATAAATACTTTCTTGTGCCGTCAATCCTGGATACATAGGTTTCCACTTCTTTCAGTTCCGCAGCTTCATATTTTTCCTGAAGTTTTTCTTTCAGGTTTTTCGGAAGATTGTTCATCTCATCAAGAGAGGATGCCAGCCTCTTATGGAACCACTCAAATATTTGTTTTGCACGGAACTTCTTTTCTCCCAGTTCTTCCACCGCAAGTTCCAGTTCTTCCAGTGTCATTGATTTCAGATCTCTCATTTTGTTCTCCTAAGTTTTCCGATAAAAAATCCGTCGCACGGATGTATTCCCGGCAGCAGCTGGATATATCCCTCTTTCACCGTTTTAATGTCAAGAGTTTCGGGAAGAAACGGAGTCAGGTCTTCCGGCTCAAATCCGGTCTGTCCCGCAAGCCACCTGAAATTTTCCTCATTTTCTTTCGGATTGATCGTACATGTAGAAAAAAGCAGGCTTCCTCCCGGCTTCACATAGGTCAGGGCAGTTTTTAGTATTTCTCTCTGCAGTTTCACCAGGTCTTCCAAAGCGGATTCTTCCAGATTGTACTTAATGTCCTGCTTTTTTCCCATAATTCCAAGTCCGGAACAGGGAACATCGCACAGTACAACATCCATAGACTCTGCCAGGCGTTCATCCGGAATTCTGGCATCCCAGATCTGAGTACGGATATTTTCAAATCCCACACGCTCAATGTTTTCCTTTAACAGTTCCTCTTTGTATTCCGTCAGATCCCGCGCCAAGACCTGCCCCGTTCCGTGGAGTTTGTCTGCCGCATACAGAGCTTTGCCTCCCGGCGCGCTGCACATATCGAGGATCTTCTGTCCCTCTTTTGGATCTGCAGCCTTTCCCGCCAGCATGGAACTTTCATCCTGCACAATAAACCGGCCTTCCCTGAATGATGTGAGACGTCTCAAAAAATCATAGTGAGAAATACGGAGTGCCTCCGGGAGAAGCTTTCCGTCTTCCACCTTGGCGCCGTCTTTTTCCAGGGAAGCGATCAGTTCCTCTCTGGACCCGCTGCTTTCCATCCATGAAACTGTTGTCTTTTTTGGCTCCAGGAAGGAACTAACGATCGTTTCTGTTTCTGCCTCTGAATAAGAACGCAGAAAATGACGGATGATCCATTCCGGCATGGAACAGGCAACAGACAAATACTTTTCAAAATCCTTATTCCGGTCCGGAAACGGAATCTCCTGCTTCTGTCTGGATATTGTTCTCAAAACACCGTTTACAAAGCCGGATAACTTAGAAAATCCCCGCTTTTTCGCCAGCTTTACACATTCATTGCAGGCCGCGGAGTCAGGAATATGATCCATAAATAAAATCTGACAGGCACCCATGCGGAGCAGTGAACGCACCAGCGGCTTCATTTTCCTTACCTTCGTCTTAGAATACAGATCGATCACATAGTCGATGGTCAGGCGGCGTTCCAGAGTTCCCTGGCATAGCCTTGTAAAAAAAGCCCGGTCCTTCTTTTCACTGAACTGATACTTTTCCAGTGTCTCTCCGATGGCAATATGGGACAGTTCCTCTTTTTTATCTATTTTCATCAGAACATCTAAGGCCAATTCTCTTGGATTCTGCATATTATTCTCCTAATACCGTTCCTGTATCCACCCTGGAGCCCGCCAAAAATGCCTGAACGGACATCCGTTTTTTCCCGGAAAGCTGGATCTCGTTGAGTGCTAAAGCATCCTGGCCGCAGGCCACAATCATCTGTTTCTTGGTCACTTCAATGATGGTGCCGGGTCTCTCATCTCCGTCATAAGAAACGATGTCCGCATCCCATATTTTCAGTGTTTTCCCTCCAAGTTCCGTATAAGCACTCGGCCATGGGTTCAGTCCGCGCACCCACTGTTCAATCTCAGCGGCACTTTTCGTGAACTCTATTTCCCCCATCTCTTTGCTC is a window encoding:
- a CDS encoding HAD family hydrolase — encoded protein: MKKGLIMDMDGVVVDSELVYVKKFMTWFKKQGIEMGMSDFEKIIGTPYAEAIDYFMEFWGDRTSREEFAEMFAQLKDQVKFNYRDILNPGVKELLTYCREKKIKTTLASGNSMDCIEKMLEECGLESHFDFVISGEKLRRNKPHPDVYLKAMEYMDLEPEQCITLEDSRAGIRASKGAGIFTVAKVPEEYCLPQEEADTKVKRVVDVIPMLKNA
- a CDS encoding thiamine diphosphokinase → MHILILTGGDLDRVFARSYIQTQKFDKVIAADKGLFYAEQIGIRPDFILGDFDSCPRETVKKFEKENIMVLPREKDDTDTGIAMEQAVRMGADKVTVLGSTGTRLDHVLGNMGQLVYALKHGVEAYMVDSHNRIRAVDRPLCIDKNEQFGNYISLIPVGTVTGVTLHGFYYPLNDDTLLFHETWGISNELTEETGIVEMKTGTLLVVESKD
- the rsgA gene encoding ribosome small subunit-dependent GTPase A, giving the protein MQGRIIKGIAGFYYVDTGTGLYECKAKGIFRNRKMKPLVGDMAEIEVLDEEKKLGNLTELLPRTNELIRPAVSNIDQALVIFAAKNPKPNYNLLDRFLLMMEKQGVPAVVCFNKTDLAKEKELSVLMDVYKDCGHRVIFTSVSGETGLSEIREAVDHKTTVLAGPSGVGKSSMMNLLYPDANMETGAVSEKIQRGKHTTRHSELIRVGEDTFVMDTPGFSSLFVDMFEEDEIKYYFKEFEPYEGQCRFQGCSHTHEPGCGVKQALDEGKISKTRYDNYVLIYNELKEKRKW
- the pknB gene encoding Stk1 family PASTA domain-containing Ser/Thr kinase is translated as MLETGTILGGRYEILKKIGTGGMADVYMAKCHKLNRNVAIKVLKNEYVDNEKFLKKFQVEAEAVARLAHPNIVNVYDVGQEGSVNYIVMELAEGITLKEYIKKKGHLSAKETVELSLQIASAISHAHGHHTIHRDIKPQNILVSDSGQVKVTDFGIAKAANSNTVTSTAIGSVHYISPEQAKGKYCDEKSDIYSLGITMYEMATGQVPFDHENGVTIALMHLQNEITPPGELIGDIPESLEKIILKCTMKKPEDRYQSVNELIEDLKLVFEDTKGSYVGMVPFVDDSPTQLLHTKEFVKQEETEEEPEEESGFVDDDDEEEPRGMNSKIEKLVVVLAAVVGAIILISIIVLVINSSGLFRSGDNAGTEKLTTTEESTTEELEKVPVENYVGMTYDAALASIDEDLKVERKTEASSSYEAGYIIRQSLESDQEVEKGTTIVLTVSTGESKVEVPDVRGYSQKSATKILSDQGFKVSVSTKFSSSVKEGDVISQSPGAGNKISRGSKVTITVSKGENKVTVPEIVFKTVEDAREELSIEGLKLIVSSQKYDSRVPEGCIISQSPKAGKKVTKGTGIGVVVSLGKQPTTEDTTDNTEE
- a CDS encoding Stp1/IreP family PP2C-type Ser/Thr phosphatase, with translation MQSVGTSHRGKVRSENQDTIFHSDEPVGQLDNLYIVADGMGGHKAGGFASSFAVSRFVELIREIENSDPIEIMKEALQKVSSEILLKCQEEEYSGMGTTMVAATVTEESIFVMNIGDSRLYFADQDLVQVTTDHSFVEELVKAGEIDRRQMRQHPKRNLITRAIGAGIESVPDFFELPKKNGYLLLCSDGLTSMVADDEIKELLLDHSQLENKAAQLVNRANEYGGKDNISLVIVALGERGEITC
- the rlmN gene encoding 23S rRNA (adenine(2503)-C(2))-methyltransferase RlmN, with the protein product MRDLKSMTLEELELAVEELGEKKFRAKQIFEWFHKRLASSLDEMNNLPKNLKEKLQEKYEAAELKEVETYVSRIDGTRKYLFQLNDGNTIESVLMKYKHGNSVCISSQAGCRMGCRFCASTLGGLDRNLLPSEMLGQIYYIQKDTGERVSNVVVMGTGEPLDNYENLLRFIRLLTDEKGLNLSQRNLTVSTCGLVPKIRELADEKLQMTLAISLHASNDEMRKSLMPVANQYSMEDLLAACKYYFDRTGRRITFEYSLVAEVNDSPQNAKELCRFLGGFPCHVNLIPVNPIKERDFRQSMPEFVNDFKNILEKNRVNVTIRREMGRDINAACGQLRRKKLNSVEKQEIRTKKEN
- the rsmB gene encoding 16S rRNA (cytosine(967)-C(5))-methyltransferase RsmB, encoding MQNPRELALDVLMKIDKKEELSHIAIGETLEKYQFSEKKDRAFFTRLCQGTLERRLTIDYVIDLYSKTKVRKMKPLVRSLLRMGACQILFMDHIPDSAACNECVKLAKKRGFSKLSGFVNGVLRTISRQKQEIPFPDRNKDFEKYLSVACSMPEWIIRHFLRSYSEAETETIVSSFLEPKKTTVSWMESSGSREELIASLEKDGAKVEDGKLLPEALRISHYDFLRRLTSFREGRFIVQDESSMLAGKAADPKEGQKILDMCSAPGGKALYAADKLHGTGQVLARDLTEYKEELLKENIERVGFENIRTQIWDARIPDERLAESMDVVLCDVPCSGLGIMGKKQDIKYNLEESALEDLVKLQREILKTALTYVKPGGSLLFSTCTINPKENEENFRWLAGQTGFEPEDLTPFLPETLDIKTVKEGYIQLLPGIHPCDGFFIGKLRRTK